A single window of Helicobacter macacae MIT 99-5501 DNA harbors:
- a CDS encoding restriction endonuclease subunit S produces the protein MYSNLPTNWQVKTLGEIGEIVSGGTPTTSQADNFGGDIAWITPADLSNYNDKFISQGKRNISEKGLKNSSARLVPKGTILFSSRAPIGYVAIASNSLCTNQGFKSLIPNENVFSEFVYYYLLNSKSLAESYASGTTFKEISAKSFSKLQNPHSAIRDSKTHCQKA, from the coding sequence ATGTATAGTAACTTACCAACAAATTGGCAAGTTAAAACACTTGGCGAAATCGGCGAGATAGTTTCTGGTGGCACACCCACAACTTCACAAGCCGATAATTTCGGTGGCGATATTGCTTGGATTACCCCTGCAGATTTGTCAAATTACAATGACAAATTTATATCACAAGGCAAAAGAAACATTAGCGAAAAAGGCTTAAAAAATTCATCTGCAAGGCTAGTGCCAAAAGGCACGATACTTTTTTCATCAAGAGCACCGATAGGATATGTAGCCATAGCGTCAAATTCATTATGCACGAATCAAGGGTTTAAGAGCCTGATTCCAAACGAAAATGTTTTTAGCGAATTTGTATATTATTATTTGCTTAATTCAAAAAGTTTAGCCGAGAGTTATGCAAGTGGCACGACATTTAAAGAAATTTCTGCTAAAAGTTTTTCTAAATTGCAAAATCCCCATTCCGCCATTAGAGATTCAAAGACGCATTGTCAAAAGGCTTGA
- a CDS encoding class II fructose-bisphosphate aldolase, whose amino-acid sequence MLVTGNEILQKAHKEGYGVGAFNFVNFEMLNAIFLAAESKKSPLIIQASEGAIKYLGIDMVVGIARTMSSRYSHIPVALHLDHGTSFESCKKAIDAGFTSVMIDASHHEFAQNLALTTQVVEYAHSKGVSVEAELGRLQGIEDNISVSEADAVLVNPAEAEEFVAKSKVDFLAPAIGTSHGAFKFKGEPKLDFARLQEVKKRTNIPLVLHGASAIPQYVRESFLATGGDLKGSKGVPFDFLQEAVKGGINKVNTDTDLRIAFMAQVRKVANEDPTQFDLRKFFAPAMEAMSAVIAERMEVLGSANKI is encoded by the coding sequence ATGCTAGTTACAGGAAATGAAATCCTCCAAAAGGCACACAAAGAGGGCTATGGCGTAGGCGCGTTTAATTTTGTTAATTTTGAAATGCTCAATGCGATTTTCCTCGCGGCGGAGAGCAAAAAATCCCCGCTTATTATCCAAGCAAGCGAGGGCGCGATAAAATATCTTGGTATTGATATGGTGGTGGGGATTGCACGCACGATGTCAAGCCGATATAGCCATATCCCTGTGGCACTTCATCTTGACCACGGCACTTCTTTTGAATCTTGCAAAAAAGCCATTGACGCGGGATTTACATCTGTGATGATAGACGCTTCTCATCACGAGTTTGCGCAAAATCTAGCCCTCACCACGCAAGTGGTGGAGTATGCCCACAGCAAGGGTGTGAGCGTGGAGGCAGAGCTAGGGCGACTGCAAGGTATTGAGGATAATATCTCTGTGAGCGAAGCGGACGCCGTGCTAGTAAATCCCGCAGAGGCAGAGGAGTTTGTCGCCAAAAGCAAGGTGGATTTCCTAGCCCCAGCCATAGGCACTAGCCACGGAGCGTTTAAATTCAAAGGCGAGCCAAAGCTAGATTTTGCCCGCCTCCAAGAAGTAAAAAAACGCACCAATATCCCTCTCGTGCTTCACGGCGCAAGCGCGATACCACAATATGTGCGCGAGTCTTTCCTAGCCACAGGTGGCGACCTAAAAGGCAGCAAGGGCGTGCCTTTTGACTTCTTGCAAGAAGCGGTAAAAGGCGGGATAAACAAAGTAAATACCGACACGGATTTGCGCATAGCCTTTATGGCACAAGTGCGCAAAGTCGCAAATGAAGACCCCACGCAATTTGACTTGCGCAAGTTTTTTGCCCCTGCTATGGAAGCGATGAGCGCGGTAATAGCCGAGCGAATGGAAGTGCTAGGCTCTGCAAACAAAATTTAG
- a CDS encoding FAD-dependent oxidoreductase — MKTSITIIGGSIAGLTSALIFASAKSADRDFEITIIDEGKGDLNAAAIYNAPLFPLGAKAPEIYSQLKSQIASMLEVRYITGKATAVSGQKGAFITSGEGFEALQSEYVIFATGASSFEIEGFREFVRPHTLIPRPNKVRLEWSGRQELKAGAYVAGIASGVTSMVTTAMGSASEAACAIISDIAGEVAYHHDTPTSRK, encoded by the coding sequence ATGAAAACTTCCATTACTATCATCGGTGGCTCTATCGCAGGGCTTACCTCTGCACTTATTTTTGCTAGCGCAAAAAGCGCGGATAGAGATTTTGAGATAACTATCATTGATGAGGGCAAGGGCGATTTGAACGCCGCTGCGATTTATAATGCTCCTCTTTTCCCACTAGGCGCAAAAGCTCCCGAGATTTACTCACAGCTAAAATCTCAAATCGCTTCTATGCTTGAAGTGCGCTATATCACGGGCAAAGCCACTGCTGTGAGCGGGCAAAAAGGCGCGTTTATCACAAGTGGAGAGGGGTTTGAAGCACTACAAAGTGAGTATGTTATATTTGCTACGGGAGCGAGTAGCTTTGAGATAGAGGGGTTTAGAGAATTTGTGCGTCCGCACACGCTTATCCCCCGCCCAAACAAAGTCCGCCTAGAGTGGAGTGGTAGACAGGAGCTAAAAGCGGGCGCGTATGTCGCAGGTATAGCTTCAGGGGTAACCTCTATGGTAACCACAGCTATGGGCTCTGCTAGCGAAGCTGCGTGTGCTATCATCAGCGACATAGCAGGCGAGGTAGCCTACCACCACGATACTCCTACTTCAAGGAAGTAG
- a CDS encoding AbrB/MazE/SpoVT family DNA-binding domain-containing protein: MQTLQTNVKKWGNSLAIRIPNAIVENLKLNDNTPLDIKVSKNKIILSKKEELSHLLGKINDDNLHTDDFSTPRGKEW, from the coding sequence ATGCAAACCCTCCAAACCAATGTAAAAAAATGGGGCAACTCCCTTGCTATCCGCATACCAAACGCTATCGTAGAAAATCTAAAACTCAATGACAACACCCCCCTAGACATAAAAGTCTCAAAAAACAAAATAATCCTAAGCAAAAAAGAAGAGCTCTCGCACTTGCTAGGCAAAATCAACGATGACAACCTACACACCGATGATTTCTCTACCCCTCGTGGCAAAGAGTGGTAA
- a CDS encoding AAA family ATPase encodes MINKFSKINYGSYQNFEWSDSLPEFKTLNILYGRNYAGKTTLSRILRSFEAKEPHHNYPNATFEIKFENNNTLNESNIKDEHKDLCIRVYNKDFVRENLSFLINDDAQGANIKAFSSIVVGKINIDIQTEIEKLKQQLGNQKDEEQNIEASGFYKELQDLENNKKEIERQIKDKNQDEQLREKAKSIKANPNFIKQGRNYDITIIKKDINETIKDENNIAQHIISQQKQDEYRNIIKDEPKNPINFKVLFNQNNFSQIVSGAKILIEKEIIAKEVIENDLRKWLEKGLELHQHDSEKCKFCESPLSKERIKWLIEHIKDDSSDKIDLENKLQDWLNNFESYKALDSNVVPIKDDVFYVQNKDKFNNLKENLANNIKCYNDELDKIKKSILSKQDNIFENLQLDTNSIKDYSQEIQKDLQSIQSLCNENDEKTKTLGEEQNKARECLRLNGVANFIKDIKYFETQAEIEKLKQSFNKYDENEKIVKSNIQKTKNEIEKLENSLSDEKAGADKANEYLKNFFGYNQLEFKSIPDRNGEFEIHRAGKPAKNLSEGECSLLAFCYFVAKLQDKDTEGKKPIIWIDDPISSLDNNHIFFVFSLIDSEIAKSKNYTQLFISTHNLEFLKYLKSLTGFELRGSETQWTPMFLIEKQHSSEIKKMPLHIRKYITEYNYLFEKILECAKFQTPNDITVDIYYGVANHIRKFLDYYLFFKYPNNESLMRKYEYFFGDYQKASFVNRIINELSHLEETTIRATVPLDLQEIQRVAQCVIKTIKAKDKEQFNALLESIGKSGGKDNV; translated from the coding sequence TTGATTAACAAATTTTCTAAAATAAATTACGGCTCTTATCAAAATTTTGAATGGAGCGATTCTTTACCAGAATTTAAAACATTAAATATCCTTTATGGGCGAAATTATGCAGGAAAAACAACACTATCAAGGATTTTAAGAAGTTTTGAAGCAAAAGAACCGCACCACAATTATCCTAACGCTACTTTTGAAATAAAATTTGAAAATAATAATACTTTAAATGAATCTAATATCAAAGATGAACATAAAGATTTGTGCATAAGGGTTTATAATAAAGATTTTGTTAGAGAAAATTTAAGTTTTCTCATCAATGATGACGCACAAGGCGCAAATATAAAAGCTTTTTCGTCTATTGTGGTAGGAAAAATCAATATAGATATTCAAACTGAAATAGAAAAATTAAAACAGCAATTAGGTAATCAAAAAGATGAGGAACAAAATATTGAAGCAAGTGGCTTTTATAAAGAATTGCAAGATTTAGAAAATAATAAAAAAGAAATAGAAAGGCAAATAAAAGATAAAAATCAAGATGAACAATTAAGAGAGAAAGCAAAAAGCATAAAAGCAAATCCAAATTTTATAAAGCAAGGCAGAAATTATGATATTACAATTATTAAAAAAGATATAAATGAAACAATTAAAGATGAAAATAATATAGCTCAACATATTATTTCACAGCAAAAGCAAGATGAATATAGAAATATCATTAAAGATGAACCGAAAAATCCTATAAATTTTAAAGTATTATTTAATCAAAATAATTTTTCTCAAATCGTAAGTGGGGCAAAAATTCTCATAGAAAAGGAAATCATCGCAAAAGAGGTTATAGAAAATGATTTAAGAAAGTGGCTAGAAAAAGGTTTGGAATTACACCAGCACGATAGTGAAAAATGCAAATTTTGCGAAAGTCCGTTAAGCAAAGAAAGGATTAAATGGCTTATTGAACATATAAAAGATGATAGTAGCGATAAAATAGACCTTGAAAATAAGCTACAAGATTGGTTGAATAATTTTGAAAGCTATAAGGCATTAGATAGCAATGTCGTGCCCATTAAAGATGATGTGTTTTATGTCCAAAACAAAGACAAATTTAATAATTTAAAGGAAAATTTGGCTAACAATATAAAATGTTATAATGATGAGCTAGATAAAATAAAAAAGTCAATCCTATCCAAACAAGACAATATCTTTGAAAATTTACAATTAGATACAAATTCAATCAAAGATTATTCACAAGAAATTCAAAAAGATTTGCAATCTATTCAAAGTCTATGCAATGAAAATGACGAAAAAACTAAAACACTTGGTGAGGAACAAAACAAAGCTAGAGAATGTTTGAGATTAAATGGGGTAGCAAATTTTATCAAAGATATAAAATATTTTGAAACGCAAGCTGAAATTGAAAAATTAAAGCAAAGTTTTAATAAATATGACGAGAATGAAAAAATCGTTAAAAGCAATATACAAAAAACAAAAAATGAGATTGAGAAATTAGAAAATTCTTTAAGCGATGAAAAAGCAGGTGCAGACAAGGCAAATGAATATCTAAAAAATTTCTTTGGATATAATCAATTAGAATTCAAGTCTATACCCGATAGAAATGGTGAGTTTGAAATCCATAGAGCAGGGAAACCAGCTAAAAATTTGAGTGAGGGCGAGTGTAGCTTACTTGCTTTTTGTTATTTTGTGGCTAAATTGCAAGACAAAGACACAGAAGGTAAAAAACCTATAATTTGGATAGATGACCCTATTTCTAGCCTTGATAACAATCATATCTTTTTTGTTTTTTCTTTGATTGATAGTGAGATTGCTAAATCAAAAAATTACACACAGCTTTTTATCTCAACCCACAATTTAGAATTTTTGAAGTATTTAAAAAGTTTAACAGGTTTTGAATTGCGTGGCAGTGAGACACAATGGACACCAATGTTTTTAATAGAAAAACAACATTCAAGCGAAATTAAAAAAATGCCACTTCACATAAGAAAATATATCACGGAATATAACTATCTTTTTGAAAAAATTTTAGAATGTGCTAAATTTCAAACGCCTAACGATATTACGGTAGATATTTATTATGGTGTTGCAAATCATATTAGAAAATTTTTAGACTATTATTTATTTTTCAAATATCCAAACAATGAAAGTTTGATGAGAAAATATGAATATTTTTTCGGCGATTATCAAAAGGCTAGTTTTGTTAATAGGATAATAAATGAATTGTCTCACTTGGAGGAAACTACCATTAGGGCTACGGTTCCACTAGATTTGCAAGAGATACAAAGAGTTGCTCAATGTGTTATCAAAACAATCAAAGCAAAAGATAAGGAGCAATTTAACGCATTGTTAGAAAGTATAGGCAAAAGTGGAGGTAAGGATAATGTATAG
- the mazF gene encoding endoribonuclease MazF, whose product MPSRTPKAPTKTYTPKRGDIIWLDFDPRSGHEQGGMRPALVLSPEEYNSKSGLCLAMPITSKVKGYPFEIALKSKKIDGVILSDHIKSLDFRARNARFCDKIDSDTLQCALHKLSLLLF is encoded by the coding sequence ATGCCATCACGCACACCAAAAGCCCCCACCAAGACATACACACCAAAGAGGGGCGATATTATCTGGCTAGACTTTGACCCACGAAGCGGACACGAGCAAGGGGGAATGCGACCCGCCCTAGTGCTAAGCCCAGAGGAGTATAACTCCAAAAGCGGACTTTGCCTAGCTATGCCTATCACAAGCAAAGTCAAAGGCTATCCCTTTGAAATCGCGCTAAAAAGCAAAAAGATTGATGGCGTAATCCTAAGCGACCATATAAAAAGCCTAGATTTTAGAGCGAGAAACGCGCGATTTTGCGACAAGATAGATAGCGACACACTCCAATGCGCCTTGCATAAACTCTCACTTTTGCTATTCTAA
- a CDS encoding M16 family metallopeptidase produces the protein MSIAGANPKQSALPDFKQIRLENGLEIVVIPLDNKSGVIQTNVFYKVGSRDEVMGKSGIAHILEHLSFKSTKNLKAGQFDEIVKSFGGTNNAATSFDYTQYYIKSSAANVDKSLELFAELMQNLSLSEKEFQPERQVVAEERRWRTDNSPVGYLYFRFFNTAFLHHSYHWTPIGFMGDILSWDIDDIRNFYQQYYQPNNAIVVVAGDIEPNVVFESAKKHFGKIANKIKISRPKITEPAQDGYREVIVRKESEIEWLLMGYKIPNFEDKDQVALSALADILSGGKSALLDAELVDKKNIASEVSASAMSLKDSGIFLFMAAGNAGVEAKKLQKEILAILERVKRGKITQKELDKVKVNMRASFVFGLNKASSVAGIFGRYLVKGNIKPLLEYEESFSKLTLEDITSVAKKYFKEDGLTVAILKNP, from the coding sequence ATGAGTATAGCAGGTGCAAATCCAAAACAAAGTGCGTTGCCTGATTTTAAGCAGATACGACTAGAAAATGGGCTAGAAATAGTGGTAATCCCGCTTGATAACAAAAGTGGCGTGATACAGACAAATGTGTTTTACAAAGTGGGCTCTAGAGATGAAGTGATGGGCAAAAGTGGCATAGCACACATACTAGAGCACCTAAGCTTCAAATCCACCAAAAACCTGAAAGCTGGGCAGTTTGATGAGATAGTAAAGAGCTTTGGTGGGACAAACAACGCAGCGACAAGTTTTGACTACACGCAATACTACATAAAATCAAGCGCGGCAAATGTCGATAAGTCGCTTGAGCTATTTGCCGAGCTTATGCAAAATCTAAGTTTGAGTGAAAAGGAGTTTCAGCCCGAGCGACAAGTCGTAGCAGAGGAGCGTAGATGGCGGACTGATAACTCTCCTGTGGGCTATCTCTACTTCCGTTTTTTCAATACCGCGTTTTTGCACCATTCGTATCATTGGACACCTATTGGCTTTATGGGCGATATTTTGAGCTGGGATATAGATGATATACGCAATTTTTATCAGCAGTATTATCAGCCAAATAACGCCATAGTCGTGGTAGCAGGTGATATAGAGCCAAATGTGGTATTTGAGAGTGCGAAAAAACACTTTGGTAAAATCGCTAACAAAATCAAAATATCTCGCCCTAAAATCACAGAGCCCGCCCAAGATGGCTACCGCGAAGTCATAGTCCGCAAAGAAAGCGAGATAGAGTGGCTACTTATGGGGTATAAAATCCCAAACTTTGAGGATAAAGACCAAGTAGCACTCTCTGCGCTAGCTGACATACTAAGCGGGGGTAAATCTGCCCTACTTGATGCCGAGCTAGTGGATAAAAAAAACATAGCTAGCGAGGTATCTGCTTCTGCTATGTCGCTAAAAGATAGCGGGATTTTTTTGTTTATGGCGGCGGGTAATGCGGGTGTAGAAGCAAAGAAACTGCAAAAAGAGATTTTAGCCATACTAGAGAGAGTAAAAAGAGGAAAAATCACGCAAAAAGAGCTAGACAAAGTCAAAGTAAATATGCGTGCTAGCTTTGTTTTTGGGCTAAATAAGGCTAGCTCGGTAGCAGGAATCTTTGGACGATATTTGGTAAAAGGCAACATAAAACCACTGCTTGAGTATGAAGAAAGTTTTTCTAAGCTGACTTTGGAGGACATAACCTCTGTGGCAAAAAAATACTTCAAAGAAGATGGGCTAACTGTAGCAATACTAAAAAATCCATAG
- a CDS encoding type I restriction-modification enzyme R subunit C-terminal domain-containing protein, with protein MQDFKDFIQSNKDEIEALHIIYTQSYATSRLTRTLISELHDKLQLSALTISSLWSAYALVRNTAQNECVKPLRGDSTTQKLTNLIQLVRFELGFDKELRDFGGVANSRFELWKGRQIKKGIDFSPEQLDFLTHIKDYIITNAYLAHDDIQGLNDAYGDTNGIFVAKALFGERFATLLNELNLALIRGVKAS; from the coding sequence ATTCAAGATTTTAAAGATTTTATTCAATCAAACAAAGATGAGATAGAGGCTTTGCATATCATCTACACGCAGAGCTACGCCACTTCGCGCCTTACGCGCACACTTATAAGCGAATTGCACGACAAGCTACAACTATCTGCGCTTACTATCTCAAGTCTTTGGAGTGCTTACGCGCTTGTGCGCAACACCGCGCAAAACGAGTGCGTGAAGCCATTAAGGGGCGACTCCACCACACAAAAGCTCACAAACCTTATCCAGCTCGTGCGATTTGAGCTAGGCTTTGACAAAGAATTGCGCGACTTTGGAGGTGTGGCAAACTCACGCTTTGAGCTGTGGAAAGGACGGCAAATCAAAAAGGGCATAGACTTTAGCCCAGAGCAGCTAGACTTCCTAACCCACATAAAAGACTATATCATCACAAACGCCTATCTAGCGCACGATGACATTCAAGGGCTAAATGACGCCTATGGCGATACAAACGGAATCTTTGTAGCAAAAGCACTCTTTGGAGAGCGATTCGCCACGCTACTAAATGAGCTAAACCTCGCACTCATCAGGGGAGTAAAGGCGAGTTAG
- a CDS encoding DUF262 and DUF1524 domain-containing protein, with product MEARPTDILGFLGKSQNFQFVVLVYQRMYSWDIEHCEKLWDDILRVGANDNVSMHFIGSIMYIGDKHSQTAINQLSVIDGQQRLTTLTLLLIALSNAICDDEILEKFSKTKIRNRYLINPDEKNEKRYKLILSQTDKDTLISIIDDKPQPQEISIKINQNFEFFKEKIQENKDSLEIICKGINKLSIIDISLDREKDEAQLIFESMNSTGKDLTQTDLMRNYILMDLEPQKQAHLYETYWREMERGFGQEYYGEKFDRFMRDYLTIKNNGKVPNLKKIYDSFKQYHRENDLRVENLLKELQKFAKYYCNMALKQEGDKELLNAFDDLSKLEADVVYPFLLRLYDDYKNSLFSKDDFIQIIKLTESYIFRRAVCGIPTNALNKVFANFGNSINVSKYTESVLARFCILTSNASFPNDELFKENLSSKELYMKFKKTNYLLSKLENFGRKERVDINEYTIEHIMPQNIDNSTAWQKELGQDYEQIHEKYLHSLGNLTLTGYNSEYSNKSFVEKRDMQGGFKESPLRLNDTLRTLQTFGENEIKSRANELANKALQIWQYPKIDKEILQSYKKEKDKRLESYTLDDHKFLAKNGKSRKLFDELRKGILALDEGVREEVLKLWIAYKFDTNFVDIIPQAERLKLSINIYKQDLNDPRDLAEDISSNPKGQWGSGKVVVFLDSIEKLPYCLGLIRQALEEQQ from the coding sequence ATGGAAGCAAGACCGACAGATATTTTAGGATTTTTGGGAAAATCACAAAATTTTCAATTTGTAGTTCTTGTGTATCAGCGAATGTATAGTTGGGATATTGAGCATTGTGAGAAATTATGGGACGATATTCTTAGAGTGGGTGCGAATGATAATGTCTCTATGCACTTTATTGGTTCGATTATGTATATCGGCGATAAGCATTCCCAAACTGCAATAAATCAACTCTCTGTCATAGATGGACAACAACGACTAACTACCTTGACATTACTTTTAATTGCACTTAGTAATGCTATATGTGATGATGAAATTTTAGAGAAATTTTCAAAAACCAAAATCCGCAACAGATATTTAATAAACCCTGATGAAAAAAATGAAAAAAGATATAAGCTAATTTTGTCTCAAACAGACAAAGATACGCTTATTTCTATCATAGATGACAAGCCACAACCACAAGAAATCTCCATAAAAATTAACCAAAATTTTGAATTTTTCAAAGAAAAAATCCAAGAAAATAAAGATAGCTTAGAAATTATTTGCAAGGGAATTAACAAACTTTCAATCATTGATATTTCCCTAGATAGAGAAAAAGACGAAGCACAGCTTATCTTTGAGAGTATGAACTCCACAGGCAAAGATTTAACACAAACCGATTTAATGCGCAATTATATTTTAATGGACTTAGAGCCACAAAAACAAGCACATTTATATGAAACATATTGGCGGGAAATGGAGCGTGGCTTTGGACAGGAATATTATGGAGAAAAATTTGACCGCTTTATGCGCGATTATCTAACAATTAAAAACAATGGCAAAGTGCCAAATCTTAAAAAGATTTATGATTCATTTAAGCAGTATCATAGAGAAAATGATTTGCGGGTAGAAAACTTACTTAAAGAATTGCAAAAGTTTGCAAAATACTATTGCAATATGGCACTTAAGCAAGAGGGTGACAAAGAGTTATTAAATGCTTTTGATGACTTATCAAAGCTAGAAGCAGATGTTGTGTATCCATTTTTGCTTAGACTTTATGATGACTATAAAAACTCACTATTTTCTAAAGATGACTTTATACAAATCATTAAATTAACAGAGAGCTATATCTTTAGACGCGCTGTATGTGGTATCCCTACAAATGCACTCAACAAAGTTTTTGCTAACTTTGGGAATTCTATCAATGTTAGTAAATACACCGAAAGTGTGTTGGCTCGTTTTTGTATTTTGACTTCAAATGCGTCATTCCCAAATGATGAATTATTTAAGGAAAATCTATCTAGCAAAGAACTTTATATGAAATTTAAAAAGACAAATTATTTGCTTTCTAAGTTAGAAAATTTTGGCAGAAAAGAACGAGTAGATATAAATGAATACACGATAGAACATATTATGCCACAAAATATCGATAATAGCACTGCTTGGCAAAAAGAGTTAGGACAAGATTATGAACAGATTCACGAAAAATATCTCCATTCTCTAGGCAATCTCACACTCACAGGTTATAACTCTGAATATTCAAACAAATCATTTGTAGAAAAGCGAGATATGCAAGGTGGATTTAAAGAAAGCCCATTAAGATTAAACGACACTTTAAGGACTTTACAAACCTTTGGTGAAAATGAAATCAAATCAAGGGCTAATGAATTAGCAAACAAAGCCTTGCAAATTTGGCAATATCCAAAAATTGACAAAGAGATTTTGCAAAGCTATAAAAAAGAGAAAGACAAAAGATTGGAATCCTATACGCTTGATGACCATAAATTTTTGGCTAAAAATGGAAAAAGTAGAAAGTTATTTGATGAACTACGAAAGGGTATTTTGGCACTTGATGAGGGAGTGAGAGAAGAGGTTCTAAAACTTTGGATTGCCTATAAATTTGATACAAATTTTGTAGATATTATTCCACAAGCTGAACGGCTAAAACTTAGCATAAATATCTATAAACAAGATTTAAATGACCCTAGAGATTTGGCAGAAGATATTTCAAGCAACCCAAAAGGACAATGGGGTAGTGGCAAGGTGGTGGTTTTCTTGGATTCTATTGAAAAATTACCATATTGTTTGGGGCTTATACGACAGGCATTAGAGGAGCAACAATAG
- a CDS encoding LutC/YkgG family protein, translating into MSNANTQGTLSPKEEILARVRESIACNSHIPSIKEGEPRFSQPLHLSGEGKEALLQDFTLNHTNNKSLIIESSKGDLPRTIAKILAENDSEISASASNGGASSGASAGENLFEILCNCDLDCELEAVQNALKQANLQSYALLPYTQSVDSMRDRLFGISASIVQARCGIADLGVIALSSNENAPRLSSLITNICIYLLDKNHIVPNMLEGIKFAKEYERKRSGSEILPSNIILVAGPSRTADIELQTVFGVHGPRKTYTVLY; encoded by the coding sequence ATGAGTAATGCAAATACGCAAGGGACTTTAAGCCCAAAAGAAGAGATTTTAGCACGAGTGAGGGAATCTATCGCGTGTAATTCTCATATCCCAAGTATCAAGGAGGGCGAGCCACGCTTTAGCCAGCCACTGCACCTAAGCGGAGAGGGCAAAGAAGCGTTGTTGCAAGATTTTACGCTCAATCACACCAACAACAAATCCCTTATCATAGAATCTTCTAAGGGCGATTTGCCACGCACTATCGCTAAAATCCTCGCCGAAAATGATAGCGAAATCAGCGCGAGTGCTAGCAATGGTGGTGCTTCAAGTGGTGCTAGCGCGGGCGAAAATCTCTTTGAGATTTTGTGTAATTGTGATTTGGACTGCGAGCTAGAAGCCGTGCAAAACGCGCTAAAGCAAGCAAACTTGCAATCCTACGCGCTTTTGCCCTACACCCAAAGTGTAGATTCTATGCGTGATAGGCTTTTTGGCATAAGTGCTAGTATCGTGCAAGCTCGCTGTGGTATCGCGGATTTGGGTGTGATAGCACTTAGCTCCAATGAAAACGCCCCGCGCCTAAGCTCGCTCATCACAAACATTTGCATTTACCTGCTTGATAAAAATCATATCGTCCCAAATATGCTAGAGGGTATTAAATTTGCCAAAGAGTATGAGAGGAAGCGCAGTGGGAGCGAGATTTTGCCAAGTAATATTATCCTTGTAGCAGGACCATCGCGCACCGCAGATATAGAGCTACAAACCGTCTTTGGCGTGCACGGACCAAGAAAGACTTACACGGTGTTGTATTAA